The following are encoded together in the Acidobacteriota bacterium genome:
- a CDS encoding histidine phosphatase family protein, which produces MKTLLVLRHAKSSWKHRDTSDHDRPLNKRGKRDAPRMGRVVAAQGLCPDVIVSSTAKRARWTADEVAQHAGYEGTVQLERRLYLASPDEIVDVVRAVAGAARRVLVVGHNPGLEDLVARLAGRPETLPTAALAEIRLSIRAWKDLDTTSAGTLAGVWRPRELPDDA; this is translated from the coding sequence ATGAAGACGCTGCTGGTTCTGCGGCATGCCAAGTCGAGCTGGAAGCACCGGGACACGTCCGACCACGACCGGCCGCTGAACAAGCGCGGAAAGCGGGACGCGCCGCGGATGGGGCGCGTCGTGGCGGCGCAGGGGCTGTGCCCGGACGTCATCGTGAGCTCGACCGCGAAGCGCGCGCGCTGGACGGCGGACGAGGTTGCGCAGCATGCCGGCTACGAGGGGACGGTGCAACTGGAGCGCCGCCTCTATCTCGCCAGCCCGGACGAGATCGTCGATGTCGTACGCGCCGTCGCCGGCGCCGCACGGCGCGTGCTGGTCGTGGGGCACAACCCCGGGCTGGAAGACCTGGTGGCGCGTCTGGCGGGACGCCCCGAAACGCTGCCGACCGCCGCTCTGGCCGAGATCCGCCTGTCGATCCGGGCCTGGAAGGATCTGGACACGACCAGCGCCGGCACCCTCGCCGGCGTGTGGCGGCCGCGCGAGCTGCCCGACGACGCCTGA
- a CDS encoding alkaline phosphatase, producing MAGEVTATSVILQTRLTSKAGWVDGDLPGVDGVARFEVATGQDFADPLTTDWLTATADGDHIVKAKIDGLSPGTDYVYRVVYGPDAEHTESGATRSFATHPGADAEARTSFTVVTGMNYYHFYDNPNRAYTGPDKEFGFPGLASMLALDPDFFVATGDNVYYDTPYEGRADTAPTMRRKWHQQLSKQRFIDFFTHTPTYWEKDDHDYRYNDCDNTSDAAPLPDLGRRIFLEQVPVADPDDPDPLPYRTHRVSRDLQIWLTEGREFRSPNMMEPGPGKTLWGEEQLAWFKQTLLESDATFKILISPTPMVGPDDADQAGRAAENHDPVKRDNHSNPGGFRHERDELFAWLIDNGFLEKNFYIVTGDRHWQYHSLDPTGFEEFSTGALVDANSRVGRPPGDPDSNDPDALVMQYYTYDEPTGGFLNVIVTPGEQPTAAFRFYDEQGELLYEDVKTAI from the coding sequence ATCGCCGGCGAGGTGACCGCCACGTCGGTGATCCTCCAGACGCGCCTGACCTCGAAGGCCGGGTGGGTGGACGGCGATCTGCCGGGCGTGGACGGGGTCGCGCGCTTCGAGGTGGCGACCGGCCAGGATTTCGCCGATCCGCTCACCACCGACTGGCTCACCGCCACCGCGGACGGCGATCACATCGTCAAGGCGAAGATCGACGGGCTCTCGCCGGGCACCGACTACGTGTACCGCGTGGTCTACGGCCCCGACGCCGAGCACACCGAGAGCGGGGCCACGCGGTCGTTCGCCACCCACCCGGGGGCGGACGCCGAAGCGCGGACGAGCTTCACGGTCGTCACCGGCATGAACTACTACCACTTCTACGACAATCCGAACCGCGCCTACACCGGGCCCGACAAGGAGTTCGGGTTCCCGGGGCTGGCGTCGATGCTCGCCCTCGATCCGGATTTCTTCGTCGCGACCGGCGACAACGTCTACTACGACACGCCGTACGAGGGGCGGGCCGACACCGCGCCCACCATGCGCCGGAAGTGGCACCAGCAGCTCTCGAAGCAGCGCTTCATCGACTTCTTCACCCACACGCCCACCTACTGGGAGAAGGACGACCACGACTACCGCTACAACGACTGCGACAACACGAGCGACGCGGCGCCGCTGCCCGATCTCGGCCGGCGCATCTTCCTGGAGCAGGTGCCGGTGGCCGATCCCGACGACCCCGATCCGTTGCCCTACCGCACGCACCGCGTCAGCCGGGACCTGCAGATCTGGCTCACCGAGGGGCGTGAATTCCGCAGCCCGAACATGATGGAGCCGGGCCCCGGCAAGACGCTGTGGGGCGAGGAGCAACTCGCCTGGTTCAAGCAGACCCTGCTGGAGAGCGACGCGACGTTCAAGATCCTGATCTCGCCGACGCCGATGGTAGGTCCCGACGACGCCGACCAGGCCGGCCGCGCGGCCGAGAACCACGACCCGGTCAAGCGCGACAACCACTCGAATCCGGGCGGCTTCCGCCACGAGCGGGACGAGCTGTTCGCCTGGCTGATCGACAACGGCTTCCTCGAGAAGAACTTCTACATCGTGACCGGCGACCGCCACTGGCAGTACCACTCGCTCGACCCGACCGGCTTCGAGGAGTTCTCGACCGGGGCGCTGGTCGACGCCAACTCGCGCGTCGGCCGGCCGCCGGGCGATCCCGACTCGAACGACCCGGACGCGCTCGTGATGCAGTACTACACCTACGACGAGCCGACCGGCGGCTTCCTGAACGTGATCGTGACGCCGGGTGAGCAGCCGACCGCCGCCTTCCGCTTCTACGACGAGCAGGGCGAGCTGCTGTACGAGGATGTCAAGACCGCGATCTGA
- a CDS encoding helix-turn-helix transcriptional regulator, with amino-acid sequence MSGRDAFERTLAAIYDAMLDDARWPAASALIDEACGVGGNDLFVAEGPEDDRRGLFVGIYSRGQRREDLEREYLEHYFAIDEGVPRFRQLPDEGLAHARDLYTAEELKSSPAYNEALPRGACQDGLRVRLHGPDGSRFAWNLGDPVDSDGWGASRVAMVTGLAPHIRQFVCVRQALMRADARSATATDLLDNSRVGVLHLDRRGRILEVNDRARDILRNGDGLSDREGTLRARAPADQVRLERLLGEALPASNAPALSGSMLLRRSSVLPPFIVHVKPVAAPQPDYGARYVAALILIAEPGRRHRIHPEVVAATLELTPGETQVAVWLAEGKSVREMARATGRTEGAVYRHLKQIYRKQSISRQADLVRLVLSLAR; translated from the coding sequence ATGAGCGGCCGAGACGCATTCGAGCGCACCCTCGCGGCGATCTACGACGCCATGCTCGACGATGCCCGCTGGCCCGCCGCCTCGGCCCTGATCGACGAGGCGTGCGGCGTCGGGGGCAATGACCTCTTCGTGGCAGAGGGCCCGGAGGACGACCGCCGGGGCCTCTTCGTCGGGATCTACAGCCGGGGGCAGCGCCGCGAAGACCTGGAGCGCGAGTACCTCGAGCACTATTTCGCCATCGATGAGGGCGTGCCGCGATTCCGGCAACTGCCCGACGAGGGTCTGGCCCACGCGAGGGACCTGTACACGGCCGAGGAGTTGAAGAGCTCGCCCGCCTACAACGAGGCGCTGCCACGGGGCGCCTGCCAGGACGGCTTGAGAGTGCGGCTCCACGGTCCGGACGGTTCCCGCTTCGCCTGGAACCTGGGAGACCCTGTCGACTCGGATGGCTGGGGGGCTTCGCGAGTCGCGATGGTCACGGGGCTGGCGCCCCACATCCGGCAGTTCGTCTGCGTCCGCCAGGCGTTGATGCGCGCCGACGCGCGGTCCGCGACCGCGACCGATCTGCTCGACAACTCGCGGGTAGGCGTCCTTCATCTGGACCGGCGCGGGCGGATCCTGGAGGTCAACGACCGCGCCCGCGACATCCTGCGGAACGGCGACGGGTTGTCGGACCGGGAAGGCACGCTGCGGGCTCGCGCGCCCGCCGACCAGGTTCGTCTCGAGCGGCTGTTGGGCGAAGCCCTCCCGGCGTCCAACGCACCCGCGCTCAGCGGGTCGATGCTGCTCCGCCGCTCGTCCGTGTTGCCGCCGTTCATCGTGCACGTCAAGCCCGTGGCCGCCCCGCAGCCCGACTACGGCGCGCGGTACGTGGCGGCCCTGATTCTGATCGCCGAGCCGGGTCGCCGCCATCGCATCCACCCGGAGGTGGTGGCCGCGACCCTGGAGCTGACGCCGGGAGAAACCCAGGTGGCGGTGTGGCTGGCGGAGGGCAAGAGCGTGCGCGAGATGGCCAGGGCGACGGGGCGCACGGAAGGCGCCGTCTATCGGCACCTGAAGCAGATCTACCGGAAGCAGTCCATCTCGCGGCAGGCGGACCTGGTGCGGCTGGTGTTGTCGCTCGCCAGGTAG
- a CDS encoding GMC family oxidoreductase — protein MEVLQRGAAHDVVVIGSGASGAMAAHTLVEHGVRVLMLDAGWKFDRSLSWAHVLPFEADRRLQQGDRPQQFRLDTREQPYLTPEGRPFNLYRTWGWGGKTNVWGRVSLRMADLDFAGPERDGWDIPWPIRYADIAPYYDRVEQLIGVTGGDDDSDSLPGSRYHLPPVRPRCTEVILTRAAERLGIPSVPIRRAVLTRPHNGRSACHYCGACGAGCRTASYFNATDYLLLPAIETGRLEIVSGAVAAQVTTDAEGRASGVQYFERRSGAERHVRARTVVVAASAMDSTRILLNSTSPRHPNGLGNGNDQLGRNYCEQVRFHRHGFLPQLFGRGYTNDDGIGGGHTYIPRFNHRLAGLDYLRGFGIQMWMNGCQTTGVNVAERLPGLEFGAGFKRRVKERYPALASLHPYGEMLPRPDNRVTVDADRTDRYGVPLMHIDVRFGDNEMRMVRHMHRVADEILHTAGAEMVPASPDEHDPPGAAIHEHGTVRMGADPARSVLNRFNRMHEVDNVFVVDGSSFTTASEKNPTLTILALAWRAADYLAEELRSTRL, from the coding sequence ATGGAAGTCCTGCAGCGCGGCGCGGCGCACGACGTCGTCGTCATCGGCAGCGGCGCGTCCGGCGCGATGGCGGCACACACCCTGGTCGAGCACGGCGTGCGCGTGCTGATGCTCGACGCCGGCTGGAAGTTCGACCGCAGCCTGTCGTGGGCGCACGTGCTGCCGTTCGAGGCGGACCGCCGGCTGCAGCAGGGCGACCGGCCGCAGCAGTTCCGGCTCGACACGCGCGAGCAGCCGTATCTGACGCCGGAAGGCCGGCCGTTCAACCTCTACCGCACCTGGGGTTGGGGCGGAAAGACGAATGTCTGGGGCCGCGTCAGTCTGCGGATGGCCGACCTCGACTTCGCCGGCCCCGAACGCGACGGCTGGGACATCCCGTGGCCGATCCGCTACGCGGACATCGCGCCGTACTACGACCGGGTGGAGCAGCTCATCGGCGTCACCGGCGGCGACGACGACTCGGATTCTCTGCCCGGCAGCCGCTACCACCTGCCGCCGGTCCGGCCCCGCTGCACGGAGGTGATCCTGACCCGCGCGGCCGAGCGCCTCGGCATCCCGAGCGTGCCCATTCGCCGCGCCGTCCTGACCCGGCCGCACAACGGACGCAGCGCCTGCCACTACTGCGGCGCGTGCGGCGCCGGCTGCCGGACCGCCTCCTACTTCAACGCCACCGACTATCTCCTGCTGCCCGCCATCGAGACCGGGCGGCTGGAGATCGTCTCCGGCGCGGTCGCGGCGCAGGTGACGACCGACGCCGAGGGCCGAGCCTCGGGCGTGCAGTACTTCGAGCGCCGCAGCGGCGCCGAGCGCCACGTCCGGGCGCGCACGGTCGTGGTCGCCGCCTCGGCGATGGACTCCACCCGCATCCTGCTCAACTCGACGTCGCCGCGTCACCCGAACGGGCTCGGCAACGGCAACGACCAGCTCGGCCGCAACTACTGCGAGCAGGTCCGCTTCCACCGCCACGGCTTCCTCCCGCAGCTCTTCGGCCGCGGCTACACCAACGACGACGGCATCGGCGGCGGCCACACCTACATCCCGCGCTTCAACCACCGGCTCGCCGGGCTCGACTACCTGCGCGGCTTCGGCATCCAGATGTGGATGAACGGCTGCCAGACCACCGGCGTCAACGTCGCCGAGCGGCTGCCCGGGCTGGAGTTCGGGGCCGGCTTCAAGCGGCGGGTCAAGGAGCGCTACCCCGCCCTGGCCTCGCTTCATCCCTACGGCGAGATGCTGCCGCGGCCCGACAACCGCGTGACCGTCGATGCGGACCGCACCGACCGCTACGGCGTGCCGCTGATGCACATCGACGTCCGGTTCGGCGACAACGAGATGAGGATGGTGCGCCACATGCACCGGGTGGCCGACGAGATTCTGCACACCGCCGGGGCAGAGATGGTCCCCGCGAGCCCCGACGAGCACGATCCGCCCGGCGCGGCCATCCACGAGCACGGCACCGTCCGCATGGGCGCAGATCCGGCCCGCTCGGTGCTGAACCGCTTCAACCGGATGCACGAGGTCGACAACGTCTTCGTCGTCGACGGCTCGTCGTTCACCACCGCGTCGGAGAAGAACCCGACGCTGACGATTCTCGCTCTCGCCTGGCGGGCCGCGGACTACCTGGCCGAGGAGCTGCGGTCCACGCGGCTGTAA
- a CDS encoding gluconate 2-dehydrogenase subunit 3 family protein yields MPHSSEESESHMSKAPAVPRRHALKILGAATVAPAVAEGAWMLHPLVPPQQDGRPWRPRFFTADENAAIETLAELIIPETDTPGARAANVHQYIDWMVSRAAENVDGDDSDASLPAVMRNGLVWLDRRSTGLYGHPFIAATSAEQTALLERLAAEPPVEEAAAVEFFRRTRRLTIHGYYRSEIGMRAELGYDGNRYLTAFEGCTHDEHLSWEPDNPVNPDNPPAGGR; encoded by the coding sequence ATGCCTCACTCCAGCGAAGAATCGGAGTCGCACATGTCGAAAGCGCCAGCCGTCCCGCGGCGTCACGCGTTGAAGATCCTGGGCGCGGCGACCGTCGCACCAGCCGTCGCCGAGGGCGCGTGGATGCTCCATCCGCTAGTCCCGCCGCAGCAGGACGGCAGGCCCTGGCGGCCCCGCTTCTTCACGGCGGACGAGAACGCCGCCATCGAGACGCTCGCCGAGCTGATCATTCCCGAAACCGACACGCCGGGCGCGCGGGCGGCCAACGTGCACCAGTACATCGACTGGATGGTCAGCCGCGCGGCGGAGAACGTCGACGGCGACGACAGCGACGCGTCGCTTCCCGCCGTCATGCGCAACGGCCTCGTCTGGCTCGACCGCCGCAGCACCGGGCTCTACGGTCACCCCTTCATCGCGGCAACGAGCGCGGAACAGACCGCGCTGCTGGAACGGCTGGCCGCCGAGCCGCCCGTCGAGGAAGCGGCTGCGGTGGAGTTCTTCCGCCGGACGCGGCGGCTCACCATCCACGGCTACTACCGCTCGGAGATCGGCATGCGCGCCGAGCTCGGCTACGACGGCAACCGCTACCTGACCGCATTCGAGGGCTGCACCCACGACGAGCACTTGTCGTGGGAGCCGGACAATCCGGTCAACCCGGACAACCCGCCCGCGGGCGGCCGGTAG
- a CDS encoding type II toxin-antitoxin system VapC family toxin, with product MIVVDASVVIEVLLRSDAGAELEERLVEGDDPLHAPHLMDVEVAHALRRCAAHGDIDERHGGNALADLAAMSIERHPHQPLLERIWQLRHNLTACDAAYLALAERLDAPLLTRDSGLASVGGHRARVELA from the coding sequence ATGATCGTCGTCGACGCGTCCGTCGTGATCGAGGTGCTGCTCCGCTCCGATGCAGGCGCCGAGTTGGAAGAGCGCCTCGTCGAAGGTGATGACCCGCTGCACGCTCCGCACCTGATGGATGTCGAGGTCGCCCACGCCCTGAGACGCTGCGCCGCCCATGGAGACATCGACGAACGCCACGGCGGGAACGCGCTCGCGGACCTTGCCGCGATGTCCATCGAGCGACATCCCCATCAGCCGCTGCTGGAACGGATCTGGCAGCTTCGGCACAACCTGACGGCCTGCGACGCCGCGTATCTGGCGCTCGCCGAGAGGCTCGACGCGCCGCTGCTGACGCGTGACTCGGGGCTGGCTTCGGTCGGCGGACATCGCGCCCGGGTCGAGCTCGCGTAG